The Caloranaerobacter ferrireducens genome contains a region encoding:
- a CDS encoding ABC transporter ATP-binding protein: protein MIKYTEISKSFGELVAVNKLNLNIETGTILGFLGPNGAGKTTTIKMSCGLIKPTYGEIEAFGVSINRNRREYIKNIGAVLEGNRNIYWRLTPIENMEYFAGLRGISRKKIREKIDEYLEIFKLKEKRNVECGKLSRGMQQKVAICCAMIHEPRILFLDEPTLGLDVESVDSMEDIIKKIISKDRIIIITSHNLKFVSDLCNRITIIYKGVLVLDKDISFLESYSDNITYLIETQILQQEVKNNIYENFTAYMEESDNKTQIRITLKEDNEILEILNYLNSLSIKLFNIKKVNFELKDVFMDIIKGDDEKYAGININI from the coding sequence CAGGAACAATATTAGGTTTTTTAGGACCGAATGGGGCTGGTAAAACTACAACTATTAAAATGAGTTGTGGGTTAATAAAACCGACTTATGGTGAGATAGAAGCTTTTGGAGTATCTATTAATAGAAACAGAAGAGAATACATAAAAAATATTGGTGCAGTATTAGAAGGAAATAGGAATATTTATTGGAGATTAACACCAATTGAAAATATGGAATATTTTGCAGGACTAAGAGGTATAAGCCGTAAAAAAATTAGAGAGAAAATAGATGAATACTTAGAAATATTTAAATTGAAGGAAAAGCGAAATGTTGAATGTGGTAAGCTTTCAAGAGGTATGCAGCAAAAGGTAGCAATATGTTGTGCGATGATTCATGAACCTAGAATTTTATTTTTAGATGAACCTACATTGGGGTTAGATGTCGAATCAGTTGATTCGATGGAAGACATTATCAAAAAGATTATTTCAAAAGACCGAATTATTATCATAACTTCTCATAATTTAAAATTTGTAAGTGATTTGTGTAACCGAATAACTATTATTTATAAAGGAGTTCTTGTATTAGACAAGGATATAAGTTTTCTTGAGAGTTACTCGGACAATATTACATATTTAATAGAGACTCAGATATTACAGCAAGAGGTTAAAAATAATATTTATGAAAATTTTACAGCTTACATGGAAGAAAGTGACAACAAAACTCAAATAAGAATTACTTTAAAAGAAGATAATGAAATATTAGAAATCCTAAATTATTTAAATAGTCTTTCTATCAAGTTATTTAATATCAAAAAAGTCAATTTTGAACTTAAAGATGTGTTTATGGATATTATAAAAGGGGATGATGAGAAATATGCAGGAATCAATATTAATATTTAA
- a CDS encoding ABC transporter permease, with the protein MQESILIFKSELRKSIILKKRYMLSFLTDIVVYYVLFMGLYFFIVNNMGKMPKEEIERIISMQIVGYMSWFFFSFTISFMSNGIYGELVEGTFEQLCLTHNSIIKIYFVKLLVYSLINTLIIFPLGLLLVLSTGVSLMINRDLIIIFLIMLIGTIGFSYLLGGITIRYKRTGQLAFIISIFFLGTSIIDFSNIPKGLRNVFYALPFTKGTDLMKSTIINGNFVGLKDIVFLSINSLIYLIIGIIIFKLAFDKATSEGSTSRF; encoded by the coding sequence ATGCAGGAATCAATATTAATATTTAAAAGTGAATTGAGAAAAAGTATTATACTTAAAAAAAGATATATGTTAAGTTTTCTTACTGATATAGTAGTCTATTATGTTTTATTCATGGGGCTTTATTTCTTTATAGTAAATAATATGGGCAAAATGCCTAAAGAAGAAATTGAAAGAATAATATCAATGCAAATAGTTGGTTATATGTCATGGTTTTTCTTTTCATTTACCATAAGTTTTATGAGTAATGGTATTTATGGAGAACTAGTAGAAGGGACTTTTGAACAATTATGTCTTACTCATAACAGTATAATAAAGATTTACTTTGTCAAATTACTTGTATATTCTTTAATAAATACTTTAATAATTTTTCCATTGGGATTGTTATTAGTTTTATCTACTGGAGTATCTTTGATGATAAATAGAGATTTAATAATTATTTTCTTGATTATGTTAATTGGAACAATTGGGTTTTCATATCTATTAGGAGGTATAACAATTCGATATAAGCGAACAGGACAACTTGCATTTATTATAAGTATTTTTTTCTTAGGGACTAGTATTATTGACTTTTCAAATATTCCGAAGGGTTTAAGAAATGTTTTTTATGCTTTACCTTTTACAAAAGGAACAGATTTAATGAAAAGTACAATTATTAATGGAAATTTTGTTGGATTAAAAGATATAGTATTTCTATCGATAAATTCTTTGATTTATTTAATCATAGGGATCATTATATTTAAGTTAGCTTTTGATAAAGCAACTTCTGAAGGGTCAACATCAAGATTTTAA
- a CDS encoding C-GCAxxG-C-C family protein, with amino-acid sequence MNKKDYAISCFNKGFNCSQAVFSMFSEKLGLSSEIALKISCGFGGGMRQGGTCGAVTGALMVIGLKYGPKDSEDKLAKEKTYTLIEEFLNKFRLRNGSVICKELLECDISTEEGMRIAEEKELFVTQCPKFVVDAIEIIENICNL; translated from the coding sequence ATGAATAAAAAAGATTATGCAATATCGTGTTTTAATAAAGGTTTTAATTGCTCACAAGCGGTATTTTCAATGTTTAGCGAAAAATTAGGATTAAGTTCTGAAATAGCATTAAAGATTTCTTGTGGTTTTGGTGGAGGAATGAGACAAGGCGGAACATGTGGAGCAGTAACTGGAGCCTTAATGGTAATAGGGCTTAAATATGGGCCTAAAGATTCAGAAGATAAATTAGCAAAAGAAAAGACATACACACTTATAGAAGAATTCTTAAATAAATTTAGATTACGTAATGGTAGTGTTATATGTAAGGAATTATTAGAGTGTGATATAAGTACTGAAGAAGGAATGAGAATAGCAGAAGAGAAAGAACTTTTTGTAACGCAGTGTCCAAAGTTTGTTGTTGATGCAATTGAAATTATTGAAAATATATGTAATTTATGA
- a CDS encoding WD40/YVTN/BNR-like repeat-containing protein translates to MDRRRKHMVRWKLVSIIVLVGLTLFVLLNFDTRYKDKQNLSIETEVPATKKINDKTDTVKEVKQSLAIKCIVMVDERLGFIFEENDILRTIDGGKTWSEVTPAKYSIGKLPDGIVYDFINCNLGWIVIGNTDELKAIILKTADGGQTWDVKELNGIRNVAALDFIDQNNGWLMANTDGALGSEVVEIFYTKDGGDNWIKIMTNEPDKETLGALPFAGHKYGISFRDIKTGWIVVDCSGADERMFYITRDGGYTWHAEELPIPKEMELLNADLHISLPKFFSDKEGVFWGVFLEDTKDKSKIVFFQTKDGGATWKSSIPITVSGKFMIDFINLQEGWIISDQYIYKTKNGARHWEQITTDINLKGNVKFTLVNSNIGWITRQDTSKSGTWHLYKTNDSGYTWSEIEIKK, encoded by the coding sequence ATGGATAGGAGAAGAAAACATATGGTTCGTTGGAAACTAGTTTCAATCATAGTGTTGGTTGGATTAACATTATTTGTGCTTCTTAATTTTGATACAAGATATAAAGATAAGCAAAACTTGTCTATAGAAACAGAAGTGCCAGCAACTAAAAAAATAAATGATAAAACTGATACAGTAAAGGAAGTAAAACAATCATTGGCAATCAAGTGTATTGTAATGGTTGATGAGAGGTTAGGGTTTATTTTTGAAGAGAATGATATTTTGCGAACAATTGATGGAGGTAAGACGTGGAGTGAAGTAACTCCAGCTAAATATTCAATTGGGAAATTGCCAGATGGTATTGTATATGATTTTATTAATTGCAATTTGGGTTGGATCGTAATAGGCAATACAGATGAACTTAAGGCAATAATCCTTAAGACTGCCGATGGAGGTCAAACTTGGGATGTTAAAGAACTTAATGGTATAAGGAATGTTGCTGCATTAGATTTTATAGACCAGAATAATGGATGGCTTATGGCAAATACTGACGGAGCTTTAGGAAGTGAAGTTGTAGAAATTTTCTATACTAAAGATGGTGGAGATAACTGGATAAAAATAATGACGAATGAACCAGATAAAGAAACACTTGGTGCATTGCCATTTGCTGGACATAAATACGGAATAAGTTTTAGGGATATAAAGACTGGATGGATAGTAGTAGATTGTAGTGGAGCAGATGAAAGAATGTTTTATATTACAAGAGATGGTGGTTACACATGGCATGCAGAAGAACTTCCAATTCCTAAGGAAATGGAATTGCTTAATGCCGACTTACATATATCACTACCAAAATTTTTTTCAGATAAAGAGGGGGTGTTTTGGGGAGTATTTCTTGAAGATACAAAAGACAAGAGTAAGATAGTTTTCTTTCAAACGAAAGATGGAGGAGCTACTTGGAAATCATCTATTCCTATAACCGTATCTGGAAAATTTATGATAGATTTTATTAATTTACAAGAAGGATGGATTATTAGTGATCAGTATATTTATAAAACAAAAAATGGAGCACGACATTGGGAGCAAATTACAACAGATATAAATCTTAAGGGGAATGTAAAGTTCACATTAGTTAATAGTAATATTGGTTGGATTACCAGACAAGATACTTCAAAATCGGGAACTTGGCACTTATATAAGACTAATGATAGTGGATATACATGGTCAGAAATTGAAATTAAAAAGTAG
- a CDS encoding DNA topology modulation protein: MKKILILGSAGSGKSTLAKRLGEITGIDVLHLDTIHWKPGWIEAPREEFLSKLKAFLEKDSWIIDGNYRSTLDMRLELADTVIFIDMSRLFCIYRAIKRRFMYKGKSRPDITQGCDEKIDWEFLKWIWQYPIKNKPEILAKLENCLTEKEIYILKGKKEIERFIENVKNIHVID, from the coding sequence ATGAAAAAAATTTTAATTCTCGGTTCAGCAGGCTCAGGAAAATCGACTTTAGCAAAAAGATTAGGAGAAATAACAGGTATAGATGTTTTGCATTTAGACACAATCCATTGGAAACCAGGATGGATAGAAGCGCCAAGAGAAGAGTTTTTAAGTAAGTTAAAAGCGTTTTTAGAAAAAGATTCATGGATAATAGATGGTAATTATAGAAGTACATTAGATATGAGACTGGAGTTAGCTGATACAGTTATTTTTATTGATATGTCAAGGTTATTTTGTATATATAGAGCAATAAAAAGAAGATTCATGTATAAAGGGAAATCAAGGCCTGATATAACTCAAGGATGTGATGAAAAAATTGATTGGGAATTTTTAAAGTGGATATGGCAATATCCAATTAAGAATAAGCCAGAAATATTAGCTAAGCTAGAAAACTGCTTAACAGAAAAAGAGATATATATTTTGAAAGGTAAAAAAGAGATAGAACGCTTTATTGAAAATGTAAAAAATATACATGTTATTGATTGA
- a CDS encoding GNAT family N-acetyltransferase, giving the protein MINLRRATEQDKESILSISKTIWDGEDYIPLVVDEWIADKEGEFTVAEIDGKVKGFAKFTVLRPEEYWLEGIRVDSKSRGLGIGKEITKYYIDKAKKKGYKSLALSTYIENYESIKIIEKFGFKKTTAFRFFYKSGEINLNLSNIKHFEKATRVEEVKYILNSNEMKASNEYLSFDWTFMKVTEELLEELINEGSVYVLKEDQNIKSTIILSNKKAKGKGLSISYLGGKGYYLDGINFAFSKYLEGGYDWLSFMCPDIQDIKESAYKAGFETFGNYQADVFVYEYV; this is encoded by the coding sequence ATGATTAATCTTAGAAGAGCAACAGAACAAGATAAAGAGTCAATATTAAGTATTTCAAAGACTATATGGGATGGGGAGGACTATATTCCGTTAGTTGTAGACGAATGGATAGCTGATAAAGAAGGAGAATTTACAGTAGCAGAAATTGATGGGAAGGTAAAAGGCTTTGCTAAATTTACAGTATTAAGACCTGAAGAATATTGGCTTGAAGGAATAAGAGTAGATAGTAAATCTAGAGGGTTGGGGATAGGAAAAGAAATAACCAAATATTATATTGATAAGGCTAAGAAAAAAGGGTATAAGTCTTTAGCTTTATCTACTTATATAGAGAATTATGAAAGCATAAAAATTATTGAAAAGTTTGGTTTCAAAAAGACTACTGCATTTAGATTTTTTTATAAATCAGGTGAGATTAATTTAAACCTATCAAATATAAAACATTTTGAGAAGGCAACTAGAGTTGAAGAAGTCAAATATATTTTAAATAGTAATGAAATGAAAGCTAGCAATGAATATTTATCATTTGATTGGACATTCATGAAAGTAACAGAAGAGTTACTTGAAGAATTGATAAATGAAGGTTCAGTATATGTATTAAAAGAAGATCAAAATATTAAGTCTACAATTATATTGAGCAATAAAAAGGCAAAGGGGAAAGGTCTTTCAATATCATATTTAGGTGGAAAAGGATATTATTTAGATGGTATCAATTTTGCCTTTTCAAAATATTTAGAAGGTGGATATGATTGGCTTTCATTTATGTGTCCAGATATACAAGATATAAAAGAATCTGCTTATAAAGCTGGTTTTGAAACTTTTGGAAATTATCAGGCAGATGTATTTGTGTATGAATATGTTTAA
- a CDS encoding TldD/PmbA family protein, producing MLSKSVIEDVLIEALSTGGDFAEIFVEDKFNNSLLMIGGKIEKAVSGRDFGIGIRIFNKTNSVYAYTNNSSRENLLKVAKEAALALDGAKGDITLNLMKSDIKNIHNIVLLPSTIEKSKKIELMKRAYFAAKNYDEVITQVTVRYLDEEQNVLIANTEGLYVEDKRVRTRTAIQTVASRNGEMQSGFYAPGAHMGFEFYEKINIEDYAKEAARIAKTMIYADYCPSGKMPVIIDNEFGGVIFHEACGHGLEATSVAKGTSIFAGKIGEKVASEIVTAIDDGTIPNAWGSQNIDDEGTPTQKNILIENGILKGYMVDKLNGRRMGVKSTGSGRRQSYKYAPTSRMTNTYIANGKSTKEEIIANTEYGLYAKYMGGGSVNTSTGDFNFAVMEGYLIRNGKIEKPVRGATLIGNGLEVLKKIDMVGNNLGFGQGMCGSVSGSIPANVGQPTIRVQSMTVGGRKGE from the coding sequence ATGTTAAGCAAATCAGTAATAGAAGATGTTTTGATTGAGGCTCTATCTACAGGTGGAGATTTTGCAGAAATATTTGTTGAAGACAAATTTAATAATAGTCTTTTAATGATAGGTGGAAAGATTGAGAAAGCAGTATCAGGACGAGATTTTGGAATAGGAATAAGGATATTTAATAAAACAAATAGTGTGTATGCATATACAAATAATTCTTCAAGGGAAAATCTTTTAAAAGTAGCAAAAGAGGCAGCTTTGGCTTTAGATGGGGCAAAAGGCGATATTACTTTAAATTTGATGAAAAGCGATATAAAAAACATACATAACATAGTACTATTACCAAGCACTATAGAGAAATCTAAAAAAATTGAATTGATGAAAAGAGCATATTTTGCAGCGAAAAATTATGATGAAGTTATAACTCAAGTTACTGTTAGATATTTAGATGAAGAGCAAAATGTTTTGATTGCTAATACTGAAGGACTTTATGTAGAAGATAAAAGAGTAAGAACGAGAACAGCTATACAAACTGTAGCTTCAAGAAATGGAGAAATGCAATCAGGATTTTATGCTCCTGGTGCTCATATGGGGTTTGAGTTTTATGAGAAAATAAATATTGAAGATTATGCAAAAGAAGCAGCAAGAATCGCTAAAACTATGATATATGCAGATTATTGTCCAAGTGGTAAAATGCCAGTAATTATTGATAATGAATTTGGTGGTGTAATATTCCATGAAGCTTGCGGGCATGGACTTGAAGCTACTTCTGTAGCAAAAGGAACGTCAATATTTGCAGGGAAAATAGGGGAAAAAGTTGCATCAGAGATTGTTACTGCAATAGATGATGGTACAATACCGAATGCATGGGGTTCACAAAATATAGATGATGAAGGTACTCCGACTCAGAAGAATATACTTATTGAAAATGGTATACTAAAAGGCTACATGGTTGATAAGTTAAACGGTAGAAGAATGGGAGTAAAATCAACAGGCTCTGGCAGAAGACAATCTTACAAATATGCTCCGACTTCAAGGATGACAAATACATATATTGCTAATGGTAAATCAACTAAGGAAGAAATAATAGCCAATACAGAATATGGTCTATACGCAAAATATATGGGTGGAGGTTCAGTAAATACATCAACTGGTGATTTTAATTTTGCTGTTATGGAAGGTTATTTGATTAGAAACGGAAAAATAGAGAAGCCTGTTAGAGGAGCTACATTAATCGGCAATGGTTTAGAGGTTTTGAAGAAAATAGATATGGTAGGCAATAATTTAGGATTTGGTCAGGGAATGTGTGGGTCAGTTAGCGGTAGTATTCCAGCTAATGTAGGACAACCTACCATTAGAGTTCAATCTATGACAGTAGGCGGAAGAAAGGGTGAATAG
- a CDS encoding TldD/PmbA family protein, producing MDRRDLINKIFEEGRKAGLEDMEVYIQGSNNFNLRVFKGEIDNYSISKEEGLSFRCLYNGKMGYSYTEKIDETSIDMLINEAIENAKVIDSEDIEEIFAGSNTYREVNSFNDKLENVSAKDEIEFIKLLEKEALKLDSRVVSVPHCIFGKQSLYTMLVNTKGLDLENKSNIAYAYVNVMVKENDDVKTSSKYVISNDFSEFDYKALAKQAVDEAISMLGAESIKSDAYPIILRNDVAANILEAFSPIFSAENVQKDLSLLKGKLNKKIANEIITIVDDPFMKGGIASCSFDSEGVATKYKKVIDKGVLTTYLHNTKTAKKDGVQSTGNGFKSSFKSPVSISPTNMYIEKGDKSLDELIKSIRKGILITNVEGLHSGLNTVSGDFSLASSGYEIVDGRINRPVNQITIAGNFYDLLNNVLEVGNDLKFALPMGNGFIGSPSLKIKELSVSGI from the coding sequence GTGGATAGGAGAGATTTGATAAATAAAATATTTGAAGAAGGTAGAAAAGCAGGTCTAGAAGATATGGAAGTTTATATCCAAGGAAGTAATAATTTTAATTTAAGAGTATTTAAAGGCGAAATAGATAATTATAGTATTTCAAAAGAAGAAGGTCTTTCATTCAGATGTTTGTATAATGGTAAAATGGGATATTCTTATACAGAAAAGATAGATGAAACATCGATAGATATGCTAATTAATGAGGCTATAGAAAATGCAAAGGTAATAGACAGTGAGGATATTGAAGAAATATTTGCGGGGTCAAACACTTATAGAGAAGTTAACAGTTTTAATGATAAATTAGAAAATGTTAGCGCTAAAGATGAAATAGAATTTATAAAATTATTGGAAAAGGAAGCTCTAAAGCTTGATAGTAGGGTTGTATCTGTACCTCATTGTATTTTTGGTAAGCAGTCTCTATACACAATGCTTGTCAATACAAAAGGACTGGATTTGGAGAATAAGTCTAATATTGCTTATGCTTATGTGAATGTAATGGTAAAAGAAAACGATGATGTTAAGACTAGCAGTAAATATGTAATTTCAAATGATTTCTCTGAATTTGATTATAAAGCATTAGCTAAGCAAGCGGTAGATGAAGCGATTTCGATGTTAGGTGCAGAGAGTATTAAATCTGATGCTTATCCAATAATATTGAGAAATGATGTTGCAGCTAATATTTTAGAAGCTTTTTCACCTATCTTTTCAGCTGAGAATGTTCAAAAAGATTTATCTTTACTTAAGGGTAAATTAAATAAAAAGATAGCAAATGAAATTATAACAATAGTAGATGATCCATTTATGAAAGGTGGAATTGCTTCTTGCAGCTTTGATAGTGAAGGGGTAGCTACAAAATATAAAAAGGTTATAGATAAAGGGGTACTTACAACATACTTGCATAATACGAAGACTGCTAAAAAAGATGGAGTGCAGTCGACAGGGAATGGCTTTAAATCTTCATTTAAATCACCTGTTTCTATATCGCCAACAAACATGTATATTGAAAAAGGAGATAAAAGTCTTGATGAACTGATAAAAAGTATTAGAAAGGGTATACTTATAACCAATGTAGAGGGGCTACATTCGGGCTTAAATACTGTTTCTGGAGACTTTTCGCTTGCATCATCAGGTTATGAAATAGTAGATGGAAGAATAAATAGACCTGTAAATCAGATAACAATAGCTGGTAATTTTTATGATTTATTAAATAATGTATTAGAAGTAGGTAATGATTTGAAGTTTGCATTACCTATGGGGAATGGTTTTATTGGTTCACCATCTTTAAAGATAAAAGAGCTTTCAGTTTCTGGTATATAA
- the ndk gene encoding nucleoside-diphosphate kinase — protein MEQTLVIIKPDGVKRGLIGEIISRYERKGFKILDAKLIRADRKTLEEHYSEHKGKDYFEKLVAYMMEGPVMVMIIEGEDVIEVIRNMNGHKDPKKSLPGTIRGDYANSVTKNIVHASDSIEAAKREINIWF, from the coding sequence ATGGAGCAAACATTAGTTATTATAAAACCAGACGGTGTTAAGAGGGGGCTGATAGGTGAGATAATTAGTAGATATGAAAGAAAAGGTTTTAAAATTTTAGATGCAAAGCTAATAAGAGCTGATAGAAAGACTTTAGAGGAGCATTATTCAGAGCATAAGGGTAAAGATTATTTTGAAAAACTGGTTGCTTATATGATGGAAGGTCCTGTAATGGTAATGATTATAGAAGGTGAAGATGTAATAGAAGTAATAAGAAATATGAATGGACATAAAGACCCTAAGAAGTCATTACCTGGAACTATTAGAGGGGATTATGCAAATAGTGTAACTAAAAATATAGTACATGCATCTGACAGTATAGAAGCTGCTAAGAGAGAGATAAATATATGGTTTTAA
- a CDS encoding carbon-nitrogen hydrolase family protein, translating into MEKLKLGLCQLLVSEDKKENIKKAKEMINRAADMGAELVVLPEMFNCPYNNSYFPKYAEKYPDGETIKMLSEVSKKRGIYLIGGSIPEKDDEGNIYNTSFVFDKKGNIIGKHRKIHLFDIDVEGGISFRESDVLSRGDSLTIVDTGYGKIGVAICYDIRFPELFRLMALKGVKVIIVPAAFNMTTGPAHWELLFRMRALDNQIYMIGTAPARNESASYVSYGNSIITDPWGGIVGKLDEKEGILIKEIDLKRVEKIRKQLPILKHLRKDLYQISLQK; encoded by the coding sequence TTGGAGAAATTAAAATTAGGGTTATGTCAGTTATTAGTTAGTGAAGATAAGAAAGAGAATATAAAAAAGGCAAAAGAAATGATAAATAGAGCAGCTGACATGGGAGCTGAGCTTGTTGTACTACCTGAGATGTTTAATTGTCCTTATAATAATAGTTATTTTCCTAAATATGCAGAAAAATATCCAGATGGGGAAACTATCAAAATGTTATCAGAAGTTTCTAAAAAAAGAGGTATTTATTTAATAGGAGGCTCTATACCAGAAAAAGATGATGAAGGTAATATATATAATACGAGCTTTGTTTTTGATAAAAAAGGCAACATTATCGGCAAACATAGAAAAATACATCTGTTTGATATAGATGTTGAAGGGGGAATTAGTTTTAGAGAATCAGATGTATTGAGCAGAGGGGATAGTTTAACTATTGTAGATACGGGATATGGGAAAATAGGTGTGGCAATTTGCTATGATATTAGATTTCCTGAATTGTTTAGATTGATGGCTCTAAAAGGTGTCAAAGTTATAATTGTGCCAGCTGCGTTTAATATGACAACTGGGCCTGCTCATTGGGAATTATTGTTTAGAATGAGGGCATTAGATAATCAGATTTATATGATAGGTACAGCACCAGCTAGAAATGAAAGTGCATCGTATGTATCGTATGGCAATTCAATTATAACTGATCCTTGGGGAGGTATAGTAGGAAAATTAGATGAAAAAGAAGGAATTTTAATTAAGGAAATAGATTTAAAAAGAGTAGAAAAGATTAGAAAACAATTACCTATATTGAAACACTTGAGGAAAGATTTGTATCAGATAAGTTTGCAAAAATAG